A single genomic interval of uncultured Desulfobulbus sp. harbors:
- the queC gene encoding 7-cyano-7-deazaguanine synthase QueC, whose amino-acid sequence MNTRQAVVLLSGGLDSTTVLAIARSQGFTCNCLSFRYGQRQDIELERARAIAKKAGVARHLVLRVDLDAIGGSALTADIEVPKDRPYGEMEKEIPVTYVPGRNILFLAHALSWAEVLGASDIFLGINAVDYSGYPDCRPEFLLAFATMANLGTKAGSTGKEFRFHAPLIQLSKREIILKGMELGVDYSQTHSCYDPIEGKACGRCDACRLRLQGFAEAGLSDPAPYAE is encoded by the coding sequence ATGAATACTCGACAAGCAGTGGTGCTGCTCAGCGGCGGCCTCGATTCAACCACGGTCCTGGCCATTGCCCGGTCCCAGGGATTCACCTGCAACTGCCTTAGCTTCCGATACGGCCAACGACAGGATATCGAGTTGGAACGCGCCCGGGCCATTGCCAAGAAGGCCGGGGTCGCACGCCATTTGGTGCTGCGGGTGGACCTGGATGCCATTGGCGGCTCAGCGCTGACCGCCGACATCGAAGTCCCCAAGGACCGCCCCTACGGCGAGATGGAAAAAGAGATCCCAGTGACCTACGTTCCCGGACGCAACATTCTCTTTCTCGCCCATGCCCTCTCCTGGGCCGAAGTTTTGGGGGCTTCGGATATTTTCCTGGGGATCAATGCCGTTGATTACAGCGGTTATCCGGATTGCCGCCCGGAGTTTCTCCTGGCCTTTGCCACCATGGCCAACCTCGGCACCAAGGCCGGCTCAACCGGCAAGGAATTCCGGTTCCATGCACCGTTGATTCAACTGAGTAAAAGAGAGATCATCCTCAAGGGGATGGAACTGGGGGTGGATTACAGCCAGACGCACAGCTGCTACGACCCTATCGAGGGCAAGGCCTGTGGCCGCTGTGATGCCTGCCGCCTGCGCTTGCAGGGGTTTGCCGAGGCCGGCCTGAGCGATCCGGCCCCGTATGCGGAGTGA
- the sfsA gene encoding DNA/RNA nuclease SfsA translates to MLLSESCRQATLIKRYKRFLADVTLQDGTTLTVHCPNSGSMRGCATSGSPVIISRSDNLKRKYAWSLEMVQEQGVWIGIHTGRTNNLVHEALREGVITDFGTITHITPEVKVSEKSRLDFCIESEQGTTYLEVKNCSLAENGIAYFPDAITSRGAKHIQELVQLVKAGFGAAVLFCVQRSDASLCKPAAHIDAVYAKTVAWGAERGVRFLAYQAEVTPVEIRICRPLPFSIH, encoded by the coding sequence ATGTTGCTCTCAGAATCCTGTCGACAGGCCACCCTGATCAAACGCTACAAGCGATTTCTCGCCGACGTCACCTTACAAGACGGCACGACCTTGACCGTCCACTGCCCCAATTCCGGTTCCATGCGCGGCTGCGCAACTTCCGGAAGTCCGGTTATTATCAGCCGCTCCGACAACCTCAAGCGCAAGTACGCATGGAGCCTGGAGATGGTGCAGGAGCAAGGGGTGTGGATCGGCATCCATACCGGTCGCACCAACAACCTGGTGCATGAGGCCCTGCGCGAGGGCGTTATCACAGATTTCGGTACAATTACCCATATTACCCCCGAGGTGAAAGTCTCGGAGAAGAGCAGGCTCGACTTTTGTATTGAAAGCGAACAGGGCACGACCTATCTTGAAGTGAAAAACTGTTCCCTGGCCGAAAACGGTATCGCCTACTTTCCCGATGCAATCACCAGCCGTGGCGCAAAACATATCCAGGAACTGGTGCAACTCGTCAAGGCAGGCTTTGGCGCCGCAGTACTGTTTTGCGTTCAGCGAAGCGATGCCTCTCTGTGCAAACCAGCCGCCCACATCGATGCGGTCTATGCGAAAACCGTTGCCTGGGGCGCAGAACGGGGCGTTCGTTTTTTAGCCTATCAGGCTGAGGTCACGCCTGTGGAAATTCGCATTTGCCGACCTCTCCCCTTTTCCATTCACTAA
- the lepB gene encoding signal peptidase I, whose translation MAIQSQQTKKSAVRENIEAIVIAVLLALFIRTFIVQAFKIPSGSMLPTLQIGDHILVSKFIYGVKMPFTGTTLIPISDPKPNDIVVFQYPKDPSLDYIKRVIAVAGDTVEIREKKIFINGKPFEDKHGVFTDPLIHPGSLDPRDNFGPVKVPAHQIFCMGDNRDNSYDGRFWGFVDLRAVRGKAWAVYWSWDVQLPLLSLDRLRSIRWGRIGDIVH comes from the coding sequence GTGGCAATTCAATCCCAGCAGACAAAAAAATCCGCAGTTCGGGAGAACATTGAGGCAATTGTCATTGCCGTCCTCCTGGCCCTCTTCATCCGCACCTTTATTGTTCAGGCATTCAAGATCCCCTCAGGGTCGATGTTGCCCACACTGCAAATCGGTGATCACATTCTGGTGAGCAAGTTCATCTATGGGGTGAAAATGCCCTTCACCGGCACCACGCTCATACCGATCAGCGATCCCAAGCCCAACGACATCGTCGTCTTTCAGTATCCCAAAGATCCGTCGCTTGACTACATCAAGCGGGTGATTGCCGTTGCCGGCGATACGGTGGAGATCCGCGAAAAAAAGATTTTCATCAATGGCAAGCCCTTTGAGGATAAGCACGGTGTCTTTACCGACCCCCTGATTCATCCCGGTTCCCTGGATCCCCGCGATAATTTCGGTCCGGTCAAGGTGCCGGCCCACCAGATTTTTTGCATGGGCGACAACCGGGACAATTCGTACGACGGCCGCTTTTGGGGGTTTGTCGACCTCCGCGCGGTCCGCGGCAAGGCCTGGGCTGTCTACTGGTCCTGGGACGTGCAACTCCCCCTGCTTTCATTGGACCGGCTTCGTTCCATTCGTTGGGGCCGGATTGGCGATATCGTTCATTGA
- the tpiA gene encoding triose-phosphate isomerase, with protein sequence MQRRPLIAGNWKMHLTREEAVSLAQAVAASCQACTDRDVMIAPAFTSLAAVCTAVQGSKVLVGAQNIAWEKEGAFTGEISAPMLGDLGVAVAIIGHSERRHIFGEDNAMINRRLHGALNGAILPILCIGETLAEREAGKTFAVLEAQVRQGLAGVSGDQMAQVVIAYEPVWAIGTGKTATNEQAQEAHAFVRQLLGDIFEKNIAMAVRILYGGSVKPENIDDLMAQPDIDGALVGGAALKAESFDRIIKFQ encoded by the coding sequence ATGCAAAGGCGTCCGTTGATTGCCGGAAATTGGAAGATGCATCTGACCCGGGAAGAGGCCGTGAGCCTCGCTCAGGCTGTCGCTGCCTCATGCCAGGCCTGTACGGATCGGGATGTCATGATCGCCCCGGCATTCACATCCCTGGCCGCGGTCTGCACGGCGGTACAAGGTTCAAAAGTGCTTGTCGGCGCACAGAATATTGCCTGGGAAAAAGAGGGGGCCTTTACTGGCGAAATCTCCGCACCGATGTTGGGCGATCTCGGGGTGGCTGTTGCCATTATTGGTCATTCCGAGCGTCGCCATATTTTCGGCGAAGATAACGCCATGATCAATAGACGCTTGCATGGTGCCTTAAATGGTGCTATTTTGCCCATCCTCTGCATTGGCGAAACCCTTGCCGAACGAGAAGCGGGGAAAACCTTTGCCGTGCTCGAAGCCCAGGTTCGACAAGGTCTGGCCGGAGTGAGCGGTGACCAGATGGCGCAGGTGGTGATTGCCTATGAACCGGTTTGGGCCATCGGCACCGGAAAGACGGCAACCAATGAGCAGGCCCAGGAGGCGCACGCCTTTGTTCGCCAACTTCTTGGAGATATATTTGAAAAAAATATTGCCATGGCAGTGAGAATACTGTATGGTGGCTCGGTTAAACCTGAAAATATTGACGACCTGATGGCGCAGCCTGATATTGATGGCGCGTTGGTCGGTGGGGCCGCATTAAAGGCCGAATCGTTTGACCGAATAATAAAATTTCAATGA
- a CDS encoding phosphoglycerate kinase: protein MKTLRDIELKGKRVLIRVDFNVPMNEAGEITDDLRIRTVLPTLTYLLEQEAKIIICTHMGRPKGERVDKFSLAPVAAYLAKLLGQPVPLASDCVGPEVSAAVAQLENGQILMLENLRFHPQEQKNDPEFSRQLASLAEVYINDAFAVSHRAHASVAGVTACVEEKGAGFLLQKEIEYFHRCIDTPQRPLVAIVGGAKVSGKLEALRNMLERVDKMIIGGAMANTFLKSQGYAVGASKVEDDLLETADELLKQAKDKKVKVYLPVDVIAADTFAPDAVSKQVTIQDIPENWMALDIGPASVICFCEVLADAKTIVWNGPMGAFEMDAFSRGTMALAHAVAASHALSVTGGGDSNAAIAISGESANISYMSTGGGAFLQLMEGKSLPGIEALG, encoded by the coding sequence ATGAAAACGCTGAGAGATATTGAATTGAAAGGAAAACGGGTGCTGATCCGGGTGGATTTCAATGTGCCCATGAACGAGGCCGGTGAAATCACCGACGATCTGCGCATCCGCACGGTTTTGCCGACGCTTACCTATCTACTGGAGCAGGAGGCGAAAATCATCATCTGCACCCATATGGGGCGGCCCAAAGGCGAGCGGGTGGACAAATTTTCCCTGGCTCCGGTGGCTGCCTATCTGGCCAAACTGCTCGGCCAACCGGTTCCGCTGGCCTCCGACTGTGTGGGCCCGGAAGTGAGTGCGGCCGTGGCTCAGCTGGAAAACGGTCAGATCCTCATGCTCGAGAACCTCCGTTTTCATCCCCAGGAGCAGAAGAACGATCCCGAGTTTTCCCGCCAATTGGCCTCCTTGGCCGAAGTCTATATCAACGATGCCTTTGCCGTATCGCACAGGGCCCATGCCTCGGTGGCCGGAGTAACCGCCTGTGTGGAGGAGAAGGGTGCCGGTTTCCTGCTGCAAAAGGAAATTGAGTATTTTCATCGCTGCATCGATACTCCCCAGCGGCCGTTGGTGGCCATCGTCGGCGGCGCCAAGGTCTCCGGCAAGCTCGAGGCCCTGCGCAATATGCTCGAGCGGGTTGACAAGATGATCATCGGCGGCGCCATGGCCAACACCTTTTTGAAAAGTCAGGGGTATGCGGTCGGTGCTTCAAAGGTCGAGGACGATCTGCTGGAGACCGCGGATGAGTTGCTCAAGCAGGCCAAGGATAAAAAGGTCAAGGTCTACCTGCCGGTGGATGTGATCGCTGCCGATACCTTTGCTCCGGATGCAGTCAGCAAACAGGTCACCATTCAGGATATCCCGGAGAACTGGATGGCTCTTGATATCGGACCGGCCTCGGTGATCTGTTTTTGCGAGGTCCTTGCCGATGCCAAGACCATCGTCTGGAACGGCCCCATGGGCGCCTTTGAGATGGATGCCTTTTCCCGCGGCACCATGGCCCTTGCCCATGCGGTGGCGGCATCGCATGCGCTGAGCGTCACCGGCGGTGGCGACTCCAATGCGGCCATTGCCATCTCCGGCGAGTCGGCGAACATCAGTTATATGTCCACCGGCGGCGGCGCCTTCCTCCAGCTCATGGAAGGGAAGAGCCTGCCGGGGATCGAGGCCCTGGGGTAA
- the secG gene encoding preprotein translocase subunit SecG, with protein sequence MTTILIVAHVIVCFFLICIVLLQHGKGADIGASFGGSNNSVFGTEGPVPLLNKITTFAAIVFMGTSITLAYLSTNKSTGSVMSDVKVEQQIPAQQAPVAVPMPAEQPVAEPAAAPQK encoded by the coding sequence ATGACCACTATATTAATTGTAGCTCACGTAATTGTCTGTTTCTTTTTAATCTGCATTGTGTTGTTGCAGCATGGAAAAGGTGCAGATATCGGGGCTTCCTTTGGTGGCTCAAATAATTCGGTGTTTGGCACCGAGGGTCCTGTTCCCCTGTTGAACAAGATAACGACCTTTGCTGCCATTGTTTTCATGGGTACTTCCATCACTCTGGCCTATCTGTCGACCAACAAGAGTACCGGGTCGGTCATGAGCGATGTGAAGGTGGAACAGCAGATCCCTGCCCAGCAGGCGCCAGTTGCTGTTCCTATGCCGGCTGAACAGCCGGTCGCCGAGCCTGCAGCGGCTCCGCAGAAGTAA
- a CDS encoding aspartate carbamoyltransferase catalytic subunit, which produces MATGYYFAHRHILGIEQLSAEDITHILNTADSFKEISARPIKKVPTLRGHTIINLFFEPSTRTRLSFEVAAKRMSADTFNISPSTSSTTKGETLVDTARNISAMHPDIIIIRHACSGAPLLLSKHVQAAVVNAGDGAHEHPSQGLLDMMTVKEHRGTLSGLKIAIVGDIAHSRVARSDVIGFTRMGSEVHLYGPATLVPKGVDQLGAIVSPSLEEAVRDADVVMTLRIQRERQNDPLLPSLREYARQFGVSRKILSLAKPDALVMHPGPVNRGVELNPDVADGPQSVILDQVTNGVAVRMALLYLVMGNS; this is translated from the coding sequence ATGGCAACCGGCTACTATTTTGCGCACCGCCATATCCTGGGCATTGAGCAATTGTCTGCAGAGGATATTACCCATATTCTCAATACGGCAGACTCGTTCAAGGAAATTTCCGCACGGCCGATCAAGAAGGTCCCCACCCTGCGCGGCCACACCATCATCAATCTCTTTTTCGAGCCCTCCACCCGTACCCGCCTCTCCTTTGAGGTGGCTGCCAAACGGATGAGTGCCGATACCTTCAACATCAGCCCTTCCACCAGCAGCACCACCAAGGGGGAGACCTTGGTCGATACCGCCCGCAACATCTCGGCCATGCATCCGGATATCATCATCATCCGGCACGCCTGTTCCGGGGCGCCGCTGCTTTTAAGCAAGCATGTGCAGGCGGCGGTGGTCAATGCCGGCGACGGTGCGCACGAGCATCCGTCCCAAGGTTTGCTGGACATGATGACGGTCAAGGAGCATCGGGGCACCTTGAGTGGGCTCAAAATCGCCATTGTCGGTGATATTGCCCACAGTCGGGTGGCTCGTTCGGATGTGATCGGTTTTACCCGCATGGGCTCCGAGGTCCATCTCTACGGACCGGCAACCCTGGTGCCCAAGGGGGTCGATCAGTTGGGCGCCATTGTCAGTCCGTCGCTGGAGGAGGCTGTCCGCGATGCCGACGTGGTCATGACCCTGCGTATTCAGCGGGAGCGGCAAAACGATCCCTTGTTGCCGTCCCTGCGCGAATATGCGCGTCAGTTCGGTGTCTCGCGGAAGATTCTCTCCCTGGCCAAGCCGGATGCCCTGGTGATGCACCCCGGGCCGGTCAACCGCGGGGTGGAACTCAATCCCGATGTCGCCGACGGTCCTCAGTCCGTCATCCTTGACCAGGTCACCAATGGCGTGGCCGTCCGTATGGCCCTTCTTTATCTGGTCATGGGCAACTCGTAA
- the rimI gene encoding ribosomal protein S18-alanine N-acetyltransferase gives MQNAWSEIRPIRASDLDVIVEIEQGAMAAPWNGNQVEAEFKAENGHGWVAEREGGVIGYAFFRTCAPECELLHLVVRPEERRQGIGGALLQQAWTGLIAAGCTRCLLEVRASNDAARQLYAKRGFSQVGRRKKYYRQPVEDALLMHRDLIASHEVGHENAERY, from the coding sequence TTGCAGAACGCATGGTCTGAGATTCGTCCGATTCGGGCCAGTGACCTGGATGTCATTGTCGAGATAGAGCAGGGGGCCATGGCCGCCCCCTGGAACGGCAACCAGGTAGAGGCTGAATTCAAGGCGGAGAACGGCCACGGCTGGGTTGCTGAGCGAGAAGGGGGGGTGATTGGCTACGCCTTCTTTCGCACCTGCGCCCCTGAATGCGAACTGCTCCATCTGGTGGTCCGGCCTGAAGAGCGCCGCCAGGGAATAGGGGGGGCGTTGCTGCAGCAGGCATGGACTGGGCTGATTGCAGCCGGTTGCACCCGTTGTCTGCTGGAGGTTCGTGCTTCCAACGATGCTGCCCGGCAATTGTATGCAAAGAGAGGTTTTTCCCAGGTGGGACGACGAAAAAAATATTATCGGCAACCAGTCGAAGACGCACTGCTTATGCATCGGGACCTGATTGCGTCACATGAGGTAGGGCATGAAAACGCTGAGAGATATTGA
- a CDS encoding 5'-nucleotidase C-terminal domain-containing protein yields the protein MRRLLALIALGLSAVLGGCGGHAPQLATDTTPHPKPITLTLLHINDHHSHLDAESASLQLDTGKHRETILVERGGFPRVTAAMRELSAKANNVLKIHSGDASTGDLYFTLTEGEADAQLMNTVCFDSFTLGNHEFDNTDAGIKKLMGFLHSGSCHTPMLSANVRFGADSPMFGAKPPEAILPSIVVERDGEKIGIIGLTVAGKTKHSSRPNPDTTFLGEAETAQQEIDRLQALGVNKIILSTHIGYAKDQALAKRLSGVDVIVGGDSHSLLGPATLTQYGLTPEGPYPTRTTDRDGKPVCITQAWQYGAVVGELKVDFDRQGVVQHCDGTPWMLIGNNFNHKDHSALSAGERAAVQADIADSRVLRITQPDPRATAQLAPYKRAKEALGAKVVASTKENLCLRRVPGSKRDASRSTLGDVCNKNSRVNAHGGDMQQIVAEAFYQQGKKYFAADLSLQNGGGVRVDLPPGPITVKDVYTVLPFKNTLVQLNATGQEIKDALEDAVDGVVGPALNTGCYPYAGGLRWNLNLNQPKGKRLSQLEIRAADGSYRPFDLNKTYRVATISFLADGNDSFTSLKKISGERRIDVGLDYADAFLQYIENLPGKEKVVQPLPTTDYSTQVFLDTP from the coding sequence ATGCGAAGACTGCTTGCCCTTATCGCCCTTGGCCTGAGCGCTGTGCTTGGCGGTTGTGGCGGCCATGCGCCTCAACTGGCCACAGACACCACCCCTCACCCAAAACCCATCACCCTCACCCTGCTCCACATCAACGACCACCACTCCCACCTCGATGCGGAATCCGCCAGCCTGCAACTGGATACCGGCAAACACCGGGAAACGATTTTGGTGGAGCGGGGGGGCTTCCCCCGGGTGACCGCGGCCATGCGGGAACTCTCGGCCAAGGCGAACAATGTATTGAAGATCCACAGCGGCGATGCCTCCACCGGCGATCTCTACTTCACCCTCACCGAAGGCGAGGCCGATGCGCAACTGATGAACACGGTCTGCTTCGACAGTTTCACCCTGGGAAATCACGAGTTCGACAACACCGATGCAGGCATCAAAAAACTGATGGGCTTTCTCCACAGCGGATCCTGTCACACCCCTATGCTCAGCGCCAATGTCCGCTTCGGTGCCGATTCCCCCATGTTCGGAGCAAAACCGCCTGAGGCTATTCTCCCTTCCATCGTGGTTGAACGTGATGGCGAAAAGATCGGCATTATCGGCCTGACCGTGGCCGGCAAGACCAAGCATTCCTCACGCCCCAATCCGGACACCACCTTTCTCGGCGAGGCCGAGACCGCGCAACAAGAAATCGATCGCCTGCAGGCACTGGGGGTGAACAAGATCATTCTCTCCACCCATATCGGCTATGCCAAGGACCAGGCCCTGGCGAAAAGACTCAGCGGGGTCGATGTCATCGTCGGCGGCGACTCCCACTCGCTGCTCGGTCCGGCAACGTTGACCCAATACGGCCTGACGCCTGAAGGCCCCTACCCGACTCGAACCACCGACCGTGACGGCAAACCGGTCTGCATTACCCAGGCCTGGCAGTACGGCGCCGTGGTCGGCGAACTCAAGGTCGACTTTGATCGCCAGGGAGTGGTGCAACACTGCGACGGCACCCCCTGGATGCTGATCGGCAACAACTTCAACCACAAGGATCATTCAGCGCTCAGCGCGGGGGAAAGGGCTGCGGTGCAGGCGGACATCGCAGACAGCCGGGTGCTCAGAATCACTCAGCCCGATCCCAGGGCTACCGCTCAACTGGCCCCGTATAAACGGGCTAAGGAAGCCCTGGGGGCCAAGGTGGTGGCCTCGACCAAGGAAAATCTCTGCCTGCGACGGGTGCCCGGCAGTAAACGCGATGCCTCGCGCTCCACCCTCGGCGACGTCTGCAACAAGAACAGCCGGGTCAATGCCCATGGGGGCGATATGCAGCAGATTGTGGCCGAGGCCTTTTACCAGCAAGGCAAGAAATATTTTGCAGCGGACCTGTCCCTGCAAAATGGCGGCGGTGTACGGGTCGACCTGCCACCGGGGCCGATTACGGTCAAGGATGTGTACACCGTGTTGCCCTTCAAGAACACCCTGGTCCAACTCAACGCCACCGGCCAGGAGATCAAGGACGCCCTGGAAGATGCTGTGGACGGCGTGGTTGGGCCGGCACTGAATACGGGTTGCTACCCCTACGCCGGCGGTCTCCGCTGGAACCTGAATCTGAATCAGCCCAAAGGCAAACGACTTTCTCAACTGGAAATTCGTGCGGCAGACGGCAGCTACCGTCCCTTTGACCTGAATAAAACCTACCGGGTGGCGACGATTTCCTTTCTGGCCGACGGCAACGATTCCTTCACCAGCCTGAAAAAGATCTCCGGCGAGCGTCGAATCGATGTCGGCCTCGACTATGCCGACGCATTTCTGCAGTATATAGAGAATCTCCCGGGCAAGGAGAAGGTCGTGCAACCGCTGCCGACAACCGATTATTCCACTCAGGTCTTCCTCGATACACCCTGA
- a CDS encoding glyceraldehyde 3-phosphate dehydrogenase NAD-binding domain-containing protein, protein MKLGLNGLGRIGKLTLWHHVSRQYFSEIVVNLGRQVGSGLHDIAASIEKDSSYGRLSTYLHGNKGGRVIENLNEEKGTMTINGTPVTFLREARNPKDIDWQGNQVRLVVDSTGVFKDPTADASEARGSVRGHLQAGAEKVLVSAPFKIKAKGLDMPDDAVTTVMGINDDDYNPSRHNIISAASCTTTCLSYMIKPLLDHFGADRMLSASMVTVHAATGSQQVLDRLPGTGATDLRKNRSILNNIILTTTGAAKALGLVIPEMKSIGFIAESVRIPTSTGSLIVLVLNLQDELDNPIKRSLLNSIYEEYSKTSPYLVFSDEQNVSSDIIGMPRAATVIESTEIHTRTASIRVNLQNIPNCRFEPGSVPPVIEVPVTQAVIYGWYDNELGSYTNMLGELTVSVAERMV, encoded by the coding sequence ATGAAACTCGGGCTCAATGGTCTTGGACGAATCGGCAAACTCACCCTGTGGCACCATGTTTCCCGACAGTATTTTTCGGAAATCGTGGTCAATCTGGGCCGGCAGGTCGGTTCCGGATTGCACGATATTGCTGCTTCCATTGAGAAGGATTCCTCCTACGGCCGGCTGAGCACCTATCTGCACGGCAACAAGGGGGGACGGGTCATCGAAAACCTCAACGAGGAAAAAGGGACCATGACCATCAACGGCACCCCGGTCACCTTTTTGCGTGAGGCGCGTAATCCCAAGGATATCGACTGGCAGGGCAATCAGGTTCGGTTGGTGGTCGACAGTACCGGCGTGTTCAAGGATCCGACCGCCGATGCCTCCGAGGCCAGGGGATCTGTTCGCGGCCACCTCCAGGCCGGTGCGGAGAAGGTCCTGGTTTCGGCTCCGTTCAAGATCAAAGCCAAGGGGCTGGATATGCCCGATGATGCGGTGACCACCGTCATGGGCATCAACGATGATGATTACAATCCGTCACGCCACAACATCATCTCCGCCGCCTCCTGTACCACCACCTGCCTTTCCTACATGATCAAGCCGCTGCTCGATCACTTCGGGGCCGATCGGATGCTCTCCGCCTCCATGGTCACCGTGCATGCCGCCACCGGCTCACAGCAGGTCCTCGATCGCCTGCCCGGCACCGGCGCCACCGATCTGCGCAAGAACCGTTCGATCCTCAACAACATCATCCTCACCACCACCGGCGCGGCCAAGGCGCTTGGCCTGGTTATTCCCGAGATGAAGTCGATCGGGTTCATTGCCGAGTCGGTGCGTATTCCGACCTCCACCGGTTCCCTGATCGTCCTGGTGCTTAACCTGCAGGATGAGTTGGACAATCCGATCAAGCGCAGCCTGCTCAATTCCATCTATGAAGAGTACAGCAAAACCAGCCCGTATCTGGTGTTCTCCGATGAGCAGAACGTTTCCTCCGACATCATCGGCATGCCCCGTGCGGCAACCGTGATCGAGTCCACCGAGATCCACACCCGCACCGCCTCGATTCGGGTCAACCTGCAGAATATTCCCAACTGCCGTTTTGAGCCGGGTTCGGTTCCCCCGGTGATCGAGGTGCCGGTCACCCAGGCTGTGATCTACGGCTGGTACGACAATGAATTGGGAAGTTATACCAATATGTTGGGCGAGTTGACGGTTTCCGTTGCAGAACGCATGGTCTGA
- a CDS encoding dihydroorotase codes for MSTSWRITNGRIIDPVNKIDRSGDLLILDGVIADADQPVPANTPVIDASGCWVVPGLIDMHVHLREPGEEYKEDIVSGARAAASGGFTAVACMPNTKPVNDNATITAMIRARAAEAAVRVYPVGAISLASEGHQLAEFGEMKSAGAVAVTDDGYPVRDSQLMRRALEYASDFDLPVISHSEEASLSSGVMNEGPVSTQLGLKGIPTAAESIMVYREIALAEFTGTRVHIAHVSTAMSLDLIRAAKARGVKVTAETAPHYFTLTDEAVIGYDTNTKMNPPLRSAADREAICAALADGTLDAIATDHAPHSILEKEVEFDVAANGIIGLETSLPLGLALVRDKVIDAVRLIELMSANPARILGLPGGSLACGAPADLTLIDPQREFVYNAEQVVSKSKNTPFLGWKLQGRAVMTMVGGDIRYNILT; via the coding sequence ATGAGCACTTCCTGGCGCATTACCAACGGCCGCATTATCGATCCGGTCAATAAGATCGACCGCAGCGGTGATCTGCTGATTCTTGACGGGGTTATTGCAGATGCGGACCAACCGGTCCCTGCGAACACCCCGGTCATTGATGCCAGCGGCTGCTGGGTTGTTCCTGGGCTGATCGACATGCATGTCCATCTGCGGGAGCCGGGTGAGGAATATAAGGAAGATATTGTCTCCGGTGCCCGAGCGGCGGCCAGCGGTGGTTTTACCGCTGTTGCCTGTATGCCCAATACCAAGCCGGTCAATGACAATGCCACCATCACCGCGATGATTCGGGCCAGGGCCGCCGAGGCCGCAGTGCGGGTCTATCCGGTGGGGGCGATCAGTCTTGCAAGCGAAGGCCACCAGCTGGCGGAGTTTGGCGAAATGAAGTCCGCCGGAGCGGTGGCCGTGACCGACGATGGGTATCCGGTGCGCGACAGCCAGCTGATGCGGCGGGCTCTGGAGTACGCTTCGGATTTCGACCTGCCTGTGATCTCGCACAGCGAGGAGGCCTCGCTCAGCAGCGGGGTGATGAACGAGGGCCCTGTTTCCACCCAGCTGGGGCTGAAGGGGATTCCCACCGCCGCCGAGTCGATCATGGTCTACCGCGAGATTGCCCTGGCCGAATTCACCGGCACCCGGGTGCACATCGCCCACGTGAGCACGGCCATGTCCCTTGATTTGATTCGTGCGGCCAAGGCTCGGGGCGTCAAGGTGACCGCCGAGACCGCACCCCATTATTTTACCCTCACCGACGAAGCGGTGATCGGCTACGACACCAATACCAAGATGAACCCGCCCCTGCGCTCGGCGGCTGACCGAGAAGCCATTTGCGCGGCGCTGGCGGATGGTACTCTGGATGCCATTGCCACCGACCATGCGCCGCATTCCATTCTCGAGAAAGAGGTGGAGTTTGATGTGGCGGCAAACGGCATCATCGGCCTGGAAACCTCGTTGCCGCTTGGCCTGGCCCTGGTGCGCGATAAGGTGATCGATGCCGTTCGTCTGATTGAGCTGATGTCGGCCAATCCGGCCCGTATTCTCGGTTTGCCCGGCGGCTCGCTCGCTTGCGGGGCCCCGGCCGATCTGACCCTGATCGATCCGCAGCGCGAGTTCGTCTACAATGCCGAGCAGGTGGTCTCCAAAAGCAAAAATACCCCCTTTCTCGGCTGGAAGCTGCAGGGGCGGGCGGTGATGACCATGGTCGGCGGAGATATTCGTTACAATATCCTCACCTGA